In Candidatus Marinimicrobia bacterium CG08_land_8_20_14_0_20_45_22, the following proteins share a genomic window:
- a CDS encoding co-chaperone GroES, with protein sequence MKLQPMDDRVVVERVEEEVRSGNIIIPDTAKEKPRLGKVIAVGTDEDLQEKVKVGDKIFYGKYVGDEIELDGKEYLIVQRSDILAIVLD encoded by the coding sequence ATGAAATTACAACCAATGGATGACCGTGTAGTTGTTGAAAGAGTAGAAGAAGAAGTTAGATCGGGGAATATTATTATTCCCGATACCGCGAAGGAGAAACCGAGGCTTGGGAAAGTGATTGCCGTTGGCACTGACGAAGATTTACAAGAAAAAGTCAAGGTTGGTGATAAAATCTTTTACGGAAAATATGTTGGCGATGAGATCGAACTGGATGGGAAAGAGTATCTGATAGTACAAAGATCAGATATTCTGGCAATCGTCTTAGATTAA
- a CDS encoding YggS family pyridoxal phosphate-dependent enzyme produces the protein METDNIKTSVKHILKALPQDVLLVAAAKTRTPEEVKRAIDAGVKVIGCNYVQEAEQIYPHVKNTVQWHLIGHLQSNKAKQASRLFDMIETIDSLKIAMAVDRHCAEIGKIMPVLIEINSGRESNKTGVMPEDVEGLIRKIISLQNLRIQGLMTMGPRFGDPEESRPYFKKTKAVFDRLAQAGISNVKMKYLSMGMSNSYEIAIAEGANIVRIGTKLFGER, from the coding sequence ATGGAAACAGATAACATTAAAACGTCAGTAAAACATATTTTAAAAGCCCTTCCCCAGGATGTTTTGCTTGTAGCCGCCGCCAAAACGAGAACTCCCGAAGAAGTTAAAAGAGCAATAGACGCGGGCGTAAAAGTTATCGGCTGCAATTATGTGCAGGAAGCCGAGCAAATATACCCGCACGTGAAAAATACGGTACAGTGGCATTTGATTGGACATCTTCAAAGCAACAAGGCTAAACAAGCTTCTCGGCTTTTTGATATGATCGAAACGATCGATTCTCTGAAAATCGCAATGGCAGTCGATCGGCATTGTGCCGAAATTGGTAAGATTATGCCAGTTCTGATTGAAATCAATAGCGGCCGGGAATCAAATAAGACCGGGGTGATGCCAGAGGATGTGGAGGGTCTAATTAGAAAAATAATCTCCCTGCAAAATTTGCGGATTCAGGGCTTGATGACCATGGGCCCTCGATTTGGAGACCCGGAAGAGTCCAGACCTTATTTTAAAAAGACGAAAGCCGTTTTTGACCGATTGGCTCAAGCGGGTATTTCCAATGTGAAAATGAAATATTTGTCAATGGGCATGAGTAATAGCTACGAGATAGCCATAGCAGAAGGCGCTAATATTGTTCGGATCGGCACAAAGCTGTTCGGCGAAAGATAG
- a CDS encoding RNA polymerase subunit sigma → MPSPTPNSALIQAVKLIRNSTHTTAFTGAGVSVESGIPPFRGENGLWAKIDPVFLDIQHFYKFPDKSWQQIKAIFYDTFGKAKPNYAHYALADLEKRGLLNVVITQNIDNLHQQAGSTNVIEFHGTAQKLVCTNCGRRFESSEKLLSVLPPRCEECRGLLKPDFVFFGEPIPETANRRSIHETEVADVFILIGTTGKIQPASMMPIYAKNNGAKIIEINIGISEYTNSITDVFLNGKATEEMNRLMNILN, encoded by the coding sequence ATGCCGTCACCAACCCCAAATAGTGCATTAATCCAAGCCGTGAAGTTAATCAGAAACTCAACCCATACGACGGCGTTCACGGGTGCGGGAGTTTCGGTTGAGAGCGGCATACCTCCTTTTCGAGGCGAAAATGGATTGTGGGCTAAAATAGACCCCGTTTTTTTGGATATTCAACATTTTTATAAGTTTCCAGACAAATCATGGCAGCAGATTAAAGCGATTTTCTATGATACTTTTGGCAAAGCAAAGCCAAATTATGCCCATTATGCGCTGGCTGATCTAGAAAAAAGGGGGTTGTTAAATGTTGTTATAACTCAAAATATAGACAATTTACATCAGCAGGCGGGCAGTACTAACGTCATTGAATTTCACGGGACCGCTCAAAAATTGGTATGCACGAATTGTGGCAGGCGGTTTGAATCGAGTGAAAAATTGCTGAGTGTTTTACCGCCTCGGTGCGAAGAATGTAGGGGGCTGTTAAAACCTGATTTTGTCTTCTTCGGTGAGCCAATTCCGGAAACGGCAAATCGCCGTTCGATTCATGAAACCGAAGTTGCGGATGTTTTTATTTTAATTGGAACAACAGGAAAAATCCAACCCGCTTCGATGATGCCCATCTATGCCAAAAATAATGGTGCAAAAATCATTGAAATAAATATTGGAATCTCTGAATATACAAACAGTATCACGGACGTTTTTCTTAATGGTAAGGCGACTGAAGAAATGAACCGCCTAATGAATATTTTAAATTAA
- a CDS encoding MFS transporter, translating into MELNQQTSKQNYYAFLWHAVFLALAVNFMDVETIIPAMMVDAGSSSFQLGILTAIMLGGGKFAQLFFAPFLSNRSSKKKYLLDGINARIFSLGAMALLFWFSTHIADALIIWSIFILIALFSFGGAFANISYVDILGKSVFQEKRKVFFSIKQVISSIVVFLSAFLVRRVLVAYHYPMNYAALFFVAAILLGIASLGLWRIREIPASNFKISGFKNFIDTILQEIRINKKWRSYLFLTNTQGISIVLMPFLVLYAKKLFSADSQDIGNFLVLKVIGGILSGSVLFYFSGKVRYQVMLYVTTIIAILIPLFILLLPGPTLFPYVFLLGGIVYTIHTISINGILLEVTTEQNRALYTGLSGAGSIFPVIFPFLGGWIISEFGFNLFFGLFITIMIMSIYFIRGVNCKV; encoded by the coding sequence ATGGAATTAAACCAACAAACATCAAAACAAAACTATTATGCCTTTTTATGGCATGCCGTTTTTCTGGCATTAGCTGTAAACTTTATGGATGTGGAGACAATTATTCCGGCGATGATGGTGGATGCCGGTAGTAGCTCGTTTCAGTTGGGAATCCTGACGGCGATCATGTTAGGGGGTGGAAAATTTGCGCAACTGTTTTTCGCTCCGTTCCTAAGCAACCGTTCTTCAAAAAAAAAGTACCTGCTGGATGGTATTAACGCCCGTATCTTCTCTCTCGGCGCAATGGCACTGTTATTTTGGTTTTCAACCCATATTGCTGACGCGTTGATAATCTGGTCTATTTTTATTTTAATTGCTTTGTTTTCATTCGGTGGCGCCTTTGCCAACATCAGTTATGTTGACATTTTGGGGAAATCGGTATTTCAGGAAAAACGGAAGGTGTTCTTTTCTATCAAGCAGGTAATATCCAGTATTGTTGTTTTCTTGTCGGCATTCCTTGTGAGGAGAGTTCTCGTTGCGTATCATTATCCAATGAATTACGCCGCCTTATTTTTTGTAGCCGCCATACTTCTAGGAATTGCCTCTCTGGGACTATGGAGAATAAGGGAAATTCCCGCTTCCAATTTTAAAATTTCCGGTTTTAAAAACTTTATCGATACCATTTTGCAGGAAATTCGTATTAATAAAAAGTGGAGAAGTTATCTGTTTTTAACCAATACTCAGGGAATTAGTATCGTACTGATGCCTTTTCTGGTTCTGTATGCCAAGAAATTATTCTCCGCAGACAGCCAGGATATCGGCAACTTTCTGGTTTTGAAGGTTATTGGCGGTATTCTATCCGGAAGTGTACTTTTCTATTTTTCTGGTAAGGTAAGATACCAAGTCATGTTGTATGTTACGACCATTATCGCAATCTTGATTCCGCTGTTTATTTTATTACTGCCCGGTCCGACGCTCTTCCCCTATGTTTTCCTGTTGGGCGGCATTGTTTATACGATTCATACGATTTCAATCAATGGGATTTTACTGGAAGTTACCACGGAGCAAAACAGAGCCTTATATACAGGTCTTTCGGGAGCGGGTAGCATTTTCCCGGTTATTTTTCCATTTTTGGGCGGATGGATTATCAGTGAATTTGGATTTAATCTTTTTTTTGGGTTATTTATCACGATTATGATTATGTCAATTTATTTTATTAGAGGAGTTAATTGCAAAGTATGA
- a CDS encoding NrdH-redoxin: MESGKKQPKIIVFTSPTCSWCNAVKRYLRENHMSFRDVDVSRDAEAARDLARSGHRGVPVVLINNRPVVGFNKPEINRLLGIRG, from the coding sequence ATGGAATCGGGTAAAAAACAACCCAAAATCATTGTTTTTACATCGCCAACATGCTCTTGGTGTAACGCTGTAAAGCGCTATTTAAGGGAAAATCACATGAGTTTTCGAGATGTTGATGTTAGCCGTGACGCTGAAGCCGCACGAGATTTGGCTCGCAGTGGCCACAGAGGAGTCCCGGTAGTGTTAATTAATAATCGTCCGGTTGTTGGATTTAATAAGCCGGAAATTAATCGCCTCTTAGGAATTAGAGGTTAA
- a CDS encoding MBL fold metallo-hydrolase has translation MVVKIVYDNTTIREDLQSDWGFAAVVEFGDKKILFDAGGDGDILLGNMRKMNIDPLSIDIVFISHHHFDHTGGLSAFLAKNNRVTVFIPASLRGVRNAAKVIHVSESCAIGNQLYSTGELAGIEQSLIVRTEKGIVLIVGCSHPGLKAIMQAAEAYGAIDAVIGGFHGFREFDILKNVRIICPTHCTQAIGEIKRLYPDKTITGGVGQIIEL, from the coding sequence ATGGTGGTAAAAATCGTTTACGACAATACAACAATTCGAGAGGATTTGCAGAGTGATTGGGGCTTTGCGGCTGTCGTTGAATTTGGCGACAAAAAAATCTTGTTTGATGCCGGTGGAGATGGCGACATTCTCTTGGGAAACATGCGTAAAATGAACATTGATCCGTTATCCATCGATATAGTCTTTATTTCTCATCACCATTTTGACCATACGGGCGGACTGTCTGCGTTTTTAGCAAAAAATAACCGGGTAACTGTTTTTATCCCCGCTTCACTGCGAGGAGTGCGAAATGCCGCAAAAGTCATTCATGTGTCGGAATCTTGTGCCATTGGTAATCAACTTTATTCCACTGGTGAACTGGCTGGTATTGAGCAGTCATTAATTGTCAGAACCGAAAAGGGAATCGTGCTGATTGTTGGTTGCTCCCACCCGGGTTTAAAGGCCATTATGCAAGCGGCAGAAGCCTATGGCGCTATCGATGCCGTTATAGGAGGATTTCATGGATTCAGGGAATTTGATATTCTGAAAAATGTTCGGATAATATGCCCGACGCACTGTACGCAAGCCATCGGTGAAATCAAGAGATTGTACCCAGATAAAACGATTACCGGTGGTGTTGGTCAGATCATTGAACTATAA
- a CDS encoding ATP-binding protein → MDIDQIKKQDQRISENLELIKYRVAVFSGKGGVGKSTVAVNLAYSLLKEKLKVGLLDADITGPNVPQMVGLSGIPEMMDQHQILPQIVQGLRVISIAPMIPKDQPVIWRGPLRSNTISQFLADVVWDELDVLVTDLPPGTGDEVLTVSQKMHPQLAIIVTTPQEVSLIDCRRAVNMAKKLDVPKIAVVENMSGLICPHCGEVIDIFGKGGGEQMAKEMNVTFLGRIPMELQGRECGDNGTPMVLKYPESKTAMAFAEITKNVKGLLD, encoded by the coding sequence ATGGACATCGACCAAATCAAAAAACAGGATCAAAGAATTAGTGAAAATTTGGAGTTGATTAAATATCGCGTTGCTGTGTTCAGCGGTAAGGGCGGTGTCGGGAAAAGTACCGTGGCGGTAAATCTGGCGTATTCTTTATTGAAAGAAAAATTAAAGGTAGGACTGTTGGACGCTGATATTACAGGCCCGAACGTTCCTCAGATGGTAGGACTTTCTGGTATTCCGGAAATGATGGATCAGCATCAGATTTTACCCCAAATTGTACAAGGTTTGCGGGTGATTTCGATTGCTCCGATGATTCCCAAAGATCAGCCGGTAATCTGGCGCGGTCCATTGCGTTCAAACACTATTTCACAGTTTTTAGCGGATGTTGTCTGGGATGAACTGGATGTGCTGGTGACCGACCTGCCGCCGGGAACCGGTGATGAAGTGCTGACGGTTTCTCAGAAAATGCATCCTCAATTGGCAATAATTGTAACGACGCCTCAGGAAGTTTCGCTGATCGATTGCCGCCGGGCGGTTAACATGGCAAAGAAATTGGATGTTCCAAAAATTGCGGTCGTCGAAAATATGTCGGGATTAATCTGTCCGCATTGTGGAGAGGTGATCGACATCTTTGGCAAAGGCGGTGGCGAACAGATGGCGAAGGAAATGAATGTTACTTTTCTGGGACGCATTCCAATGGAACTGCAGGGACGTGAATGCGGCGATAACGGGACTCCAATGGTTTTAAAATATCCGGAGAGCAAGACCGCTATGGCATTTGCTGAAATTACTAAAAATGTGAAAGGTTTACTGGATTAG
- a CDS encoding (4Fe-4S)-binding protein, whose product MFYIDEEKCIGCKICVNVCPTQAISMVAGKAVIDGNKCIDCGECARVCPRDAVYSKADSRQNIPPNQENNLPNFGFGMGSGMGRGMGTGAGRGFGKGMGRGLGRGTHDGRGGGRGGGRGWK is encoded by the coding sequence ATGTTTTATATAGATGAGGAAAAATGTATTGGATGTAAAATCTGCGTCAATGTCTGCCCTACTCAGGCGATATCGATGGTTGCCGGTAAAGCCGTGATTGACGGGAATAAGTGCATAGATTGTGGAGAATGCGCTCGGGTCTGTCCCCGGGACGCTGTTTATTCCAAGGCAGATTCACGTCAGAATATTCCGCCAAATCAGGAAAATAATTTGCCAAATTTTGGTTTCGGCATGGGATCTGGTATGGGCAGAGGTATGGGAACTGGCGCGGGAAGAGGTTTCGGAAAAGGGATGGGCAGAGGCTTAGGTAGAGGGACTCATGATGGAAGAGGCGGCGGAAGAGGTGGCGGTAGAGGCTGGAAATAG
- a CDS encoding prolipoprotein diacylglyceryl transferase, with translation MLSWWNNIPKHINPNIFEIGSFQLRYYGLMYVVAFAVTYLLVMYRINDEKYNYSKETVQNYFMWAILGVIIGGRLGYVVFYNFKYYIANPLEIISPFDFSDGFRFIGISGMSYHGGVIGVIFASVIFFRKNNINLWHFADLLSPAVPLGYTFGRLGNFMNGELYGRVTTVPWGMYFPLDASGQLRHPSQLYEAVFEGLILFMLLWELRKLKVFDGFFFSMYLIGYGLVRFFIEFVRLPDSQLGFVLGPFTMGQILCFCMMLGGVLIIIFRGCITKRHVTIRTK, from the coding sequence ATTTTGAGTTGGTGGAATAATATTCCTAAACATATAAACCCTAATATTTTTGAAATTGGCTCTTTTCAGTTACGCTATTATGGTCTGATGTATGTTGTTGCCTTCGCAGTTACCTATTTGTTAGTTATGTATAGAATAAATGATGAAAAGTATAATTATTCAAAAGAGACTGTCCAAAATTATTTTATGTGGGCAATTTTGGGAGTGATTATTGGGGGAAGACTGGGATATGTCGTTTTCTACAACTTTAAATATTACATTGCTAATCCCTTAGAGATAATAAGCCCGTTCGATTTTTCAGATGGTTTTCGCTTCATAGGAATTTCAGGAATGTCTTATCATGGCGGTGTAATTGGGGTTATTTTTGCCTCTGTCATTTTTTTTCGAAAAAACAATATCAATCTGTGGCATTTTGCAGACCTTTTATCTCCAGCGGTTCCTTTAGGATACACGTTTGGGCGACTTGGCAACTTTATGAATGGCGAGCTTTATGGTCGAGTGACTACAGTGCCATGGGGAATGTATTTCCCTTTGGACGCAAGCGGTCAATTGCGCCATCCTTCTCAACTTTATGAGGCCGTTTTTGAAGGATTAATTCTCTTTATGCTTTTGTGGGAATTGAGAAAACTGAAAGTCTTTGATGGTTTTTTCTTCTCTATGTATCTCATCGGATACGGGCTGGTGCGTTTTTTTATCGAATTTGTGCGCCTACCCGATTCTCAGCTTGGATTTGTATTAGGACCTTTTACTATGGGGCAAATTCTCTGTTTTTGCATGATGTTAGGAGGTGTTTTGATTATAATATTCAGAGGATGTATAACTAAACGGCATGTAACCATCCGTACGAAGTAG
- a CDS encoding quinolinate synthase has product MYRKIEEEIEELKKRGNAVILAHVYQRGEVQDIADFVGDSLELSKKAVSTEADVIVFCGVRFMAETAAILNPSKTVLLPDRNAGCGLADMATAERLRELKQKYPAAAVVSYVNTSAAVKAESDICCTSANAIDIVNSLPHKQILFVPDRNLGSYVAEHTDKEVILWDGYCYVHENITTAQMEYLKVKYPEAEVIVHPECPTGVRHLANFIGSTSQMSRFVFQSQKKEFIVGTEDNFVYRLRKDNPDKIFHPVNTLCKGMNEITLEKVKFALERNEYEVRIAEEIRMKAKNALKF; this is encoded by the coding sequence ATGTATCGTAAAATAGAAGAAGAGATAGAGGAATTAAAAAAGAGGGGAAATGCAGTAATCCTTGCTCATGTCTATCAGCGGGGTGAAGTGCAAGATATAGCCGATTTTGTGGGAGACTCCTTGGAATTGAGCAAAAAAGCGGTCAGTACGGAAGCCGATGTCATCGTTTTTTGCGGAGTTCGATTTATGGCCGAAACGGCGGCAATTCTCAATCCTAGCAAGACAGTCCTACTGCCGGATAGGAATGCCGGATGTGGTTTGGCAGATATGGCTACTGCCGAGCGGCTGAGAGAATTGAAGCAGAAATATCCCGCCGCGGCTGTCGTTAGTTATGTCAATACCTCCGCCGCTGTTAAAGCCGAGTCCGATATTTGCTGTACCTCAGCCAATGCTATTGATATAGTAAATTCTTTGCCACATAAGCAAATTTTGTTTGTACCTGATAGAAATTTAGGGTCTTATGTGGCTGAGCATACGGATAAAGAAGTGATTCTCTGGGATGGGTATTGTTATGTCCATGAAAATATTACAACTGCTCAGATGGAATATTTAAAAGTAAAATATCCGGAAGCGGAAGTTATTGTTCATCCGGAATGCCCCACCGGCGTGAGACATTTGGCTAATTTTATTGGCAGTACCTCCCAAATGTCACGTTTTGTATTCCAGTCTCAGAAGAAGGAATTTATCGTCGGTACAGAAGATAATTTTGTATATCGGTTAAGGAAAGATAATCCGGATAAAATATTTCATCCGGTTAATACTCTGTGTAAAGGCATGAATGAAATAACATTGGAAAAGGTTAAATTTGCATTAGAAAGAAACGAATATGAAGTTCGTATTGCAGAAGAGATCAGAATGAAAGCTAAAAATGCATTAAAGTTTTAA